The following are encoded in a window of Platichthys flesus chromosome 19, fPlaFle2.1, whole genome shotgun sequence genomic DNA:
- the wu:fi75a02 gene encoding uncharacterized protein wu:fi75a02 produces the protein MLSQHLTQSEIDNRGRVLSAVNPPPVLSLVEPKGVFSSSPPPSARSSSPPHTLLSSPSSFTRLRPLSPPNPMFLTSSPPVPLSHLSSSTPLPPPSSFSSSLSTPSPPAPPSVSHPLPPYLLSPHSLYHPPSFSSAPYPPHVHHHSSCLVSPIPSSLCSPVSSSTVQIPPSIPPPPPPPPPHPTCCSCSSLLPRLLSAHRLEVRRLLRGALASLGRRLDTLERRSRRNGQKKKRMTGGGAWCQAPAASSAASFSCSYSVISAVLPPVSSSLSSSVKSESEESSTAPALSVFDQSEQRRGESRGHEDEVRRRKRKNKYVVEEEEEDAGRFVGQMAVSFRGAGAEKEEGPITLHNFKHKKHRGGGTSQSGKTVSVVRQNGYRPLLINGVLSSSSQDDVHLLQSAQSLQTCSQSEAFAVSPSQWWFSDVTPRLTSNLSAFGLWLGSSSSSFNPASMLRFSVVTVETIMDSVRGGTCGNPPRPLKDWSAPPSVSSDHCYVRTPSRTFSTRRQHKQRSTQSPPLPWRRPLPLPPCSANGLSAPFTGSQSVASTEFLNSKGERSKRVSEIRIRRTTPRETLLTPMGLPKVKRLKKKEFSLEEIYTNKNYKSPTTNRSLETIFEEPREKDGALLLIGQQRRRRVLLFPDFTQPRKRKRPQGAWFPGGTFPRKRAAARRHCHGEGCGEDDMDLDVMLVERLSALEDFLTQQGLDV, from the exons ATGCTCTCTCAACATCTAACACAGAGTGAGATCGACAATAGAGGGCGGGTCCTGTCTGCTGTGAACCCGCCTCCTGTCCTCTCATTGGTGGAACCAAAAG gtgttttctcctcttcacctcctccctctgctcgctcttcatctcctcctcacacccttctttcctctccttcatctttcACTCGTCTTcgtcccctctctcctcctaatCCCATGTTCctcacttcttctcctccgGTCCCCCTTTCTCATCTTTCTTCATCCACTCCACtacctcctccttcatctttttcctcctctctttctacCCCCagccctcctgctcctccttctgtGTCTCATCCTTTGCCTCCTTACTTGTTGTCTCCCCACTCGCTCTATCATCCACcatctttttcttctgctccttATCCTCCTCATGTTCATCATCACTCCTCTTGTCTCGTATCCCCAATTCCTTCTTCCCTTTGTTCCCCTGTCTCTTCGTCCACTGTGCAAATCCCTCCAtcaattcctcctcctcctccccctccacctcctcatcctacttgttgctcctgctcctcccttcttcctcgCCTCCTGTCAGCTCACCGGTTGGAGGTTCGGCGTCTCTTGCGCGGAGCTCTTGCGTCTCTGGGTCGTCGTCTGGACActctggagaggaggagcaggaggaacgggcagaagaagaagagaatgaCGGGAGGAGGAGCCTGGTGTCAAG CTCCTGCTGCCTCTTCCGCCGCCTCCTTCTCTTGCTCCTACTCAGTTATCTCTGCCGtccttcctcctgtctcctcctctttatcatCGTCAGTGAAGTCAGAGAGTGAGGAGTCATCCACGGCTCCTGCTCTGTCTGTttttgaccaatcagagcagaggaggggggagagcaGGGGCCatgaggatgaggtgaggaggagaaagaggaagaacaaatatgttgtagaagaagaagaagaggatgctGGGAGGTTTGTTGGACAGATGGCGGTCTCcttcagaggagcaggagcagagaaagaggaggggccAATCACCCTGCACAACTTCaaacacaagaaacacagaGGCGGAGGAACTAGCCAATCAGGGAAGACCGTCAGTGTTGTCAGACAAAATGGTTACAGACCACTGCTAATAAacgg CGTCCTCAGCTCATCATCCCAGGATGACGTCCACCTTCTCCAATCAGCTCAGAGTCTTCAGacatgcagccaatcagaagccttCGCTGTCTCACCCAGCCAATGGTGGTTCTCTGACGTGACTCCTCGCCTCACTTCCAATCTCAGTGCCTTCGGCCTGTGGCTCGGCTCTTCCTCGTCTTCATTTAACCCCGCCTCCATGTTACGGTTTTCAGTGGTCACAGTAGAGACGATAATGGACTCGGTTAGGGGCGGGACATGTGGGAATCCCCCACGGCCCCTGAAGGACTGGTCGGCCCCGCCCAGTGTGAGCAGCGATCACtg ttaTGTGCGAACACCAAG CCGAACGTTTTCCACCCGGCGACAGCACAAGCAGCGAAGCACTCAGAGCCCCCCCCTTCCCTGGAGGCGGCCCCTGCCTCTCCCCCCCTGCTCAGCCAATGGATTGTCTGCTCCTTTTACTGGCAGCCAATCAGTAGCAAGCACTGAGTTCCTAAACTCAAAGGGAGAG CGCAGTAAACGTGTCTCTGAGATTCGAATCCGCCGGACGACGCCACGGGAAACGCTGCTCACACCGATGGGACTGCCAAAAGTGAAAAG GTTAAAGAAAAAGGAGTTCAGTCTAGAAGAGATTTACACCAACAAGAACTACAAATCCCCCACCAccaacag GAGTCTGGAGACGATTTTTGAAGAGCCACGGGAGAAGGATGGAGCGCTGCTCCTGATTGGTCAGCAGAGAAGACGCAGGGTGCTTCTCTTCCCTGACTTCACTCAGcccaggaagaggaagagaccCCAAG GGGCGTGGTTTCCAGGTGGCACATTTCCCAGGAAGCGTGCAGCTGCTCGGCGACATTGCCATGGCGAGGGCTGCGGTGAAGATGACATGGACCTTGATGTGATGCTGGTGGAGCGACTGAGCGCGCTCGAAGACTTTCTCACACAACAGGGCCTGGATGTGTGa
- the LOC133975522 gene encoding UDP-glucuronosyltransferase 2A1-like, whose product MKQDGFGHSLMMQLFRPLLFVPAVLVLLHQLAPADGGHVLVFPGEYSHWLNMRNILDELVKRNHSVTVLVSEASPSVDYNNSRYATKFNFLVYKVPFSKSDLHGLTEELINFSMFEWHRSSILKRILWSHDWTARSIDVLMRQCDSMFKDEQLMATLRDSKFDAVLLDPVTICGDLVADLLDLPLIVSLRLSFGGVMERHCGHAPAPPSYVPAAPLPYSDHMTFVERLINTVTYVSLSVMTEMFWRLRLDKYYTEVKGSPTSYCGTLGKADLWFIRTFWDIETPKPIPPNFKHVGGLHCKPANQLPADMEEFVQSSGDAGVVVVSFGSMVTNFTTETADVIAVALGQIPQKVIWKYKGSRPKTLMSNTKLYDWIPQNDLLGHPRTRAFVTHGGTNGLYEAVYHAVPMVGIPLFADQPDNIARLSRRGAAVVLDFNSMTSDMLRQALHDVISQPGYKSSIQHLSNVHRDQPVAPLSTAAFWVEFVMRHGGAPHLRLASHELNWFQYHSLDVAGALLVFLMITGALCWAGIRGFLLRCRRGRREKND is encoded by the exons ATGAAACAGGATGGTTTTGGTCATTCACTCATGATGCAGCTCTTCCGGCCTCTTCTCTTTGTCCCTGCCGTCCTGGTGCTGCTCCATCAGCTCGCTCCGGCTGATGGCGGCCATGTCCTGGTGTTTCCAGGTGAGTATAGTCATTGGTTGAACATGCGGAACATCTTGGACGAGCTGGTGAAGCGGAACCACTCCGTCACCGTGTTAGTTTCTGAAGCATCTCCGTCCGTCGACTACAACAACAGCCGCTATGCCACCAAGTTCAACTTCCTGGTTTACAAG GTTCCTTTTAGCAAATCTGATCTACATGGCCTCACTGAAGAGTTAATCAACTTCTCCATGTTCGAGTGGCATCGTTCTTCGATTCTGAAAAGGATTTTGTGGAGTCATGATTGGACGGCACGTTCCATCGATGTCCTGATGCGTCAGTGTGACTCCATGTTCAAGGATGAGCAGCTGATGGCGACTCTGCGGGACTCTAAGTTCGACGCTGTCCTGCTCGACCCGGTGACGATTTGCGGTGACCTGGTGGCCGACCTTCTCGACCTGCCACTCATCGTCTCGCTGCGTTTGTCGTTCGGGGGGGTGATGGAGCGACACTGCGGCCATGCGCCGGCTCCGCCCTCATACGTCCCTGCCGCTCCGCTGCCGTACAGTGACCACATGACGTTTGTGGAGAGACTGATCAACACAGTGACGTATGTCTCACTGTCTGTAATGACAGAGATGTTCTGGAGGCTAAGGCTGGATAAGTACtacacagaggtcaaag GAAGTCCCACCAGCTACTGTGGGACTCTGGGAAAAGCCGACTTGTGGTTCATCAGGACTTTCTGGGACATAGAGACGCCAAAGCCGATCCCGCCCAACTTCAAACATGTGGGCGGTCTGCACTGCAAACCGGCCAATCAGCTGCCAGCAGACATGGAGGAGTTTGTTCAGAGTTCGGGTGATGCTGGCGTGGTGGTGGTTTCCTTTGGCTCCATGGTAACCAACTTCACGACAGAAACTGCTGATGTCATCGCCGTTGCCCTCGGACAGATCCCGCAAAAA GTGATTTGGAAATACAAAGGAAGTAGACCAAAAACTTTGATGTCAAATACGAAACTTTACGACTGGATTCCTCAGAACGACCTGCtgg GTCACCCAAGGACCAGAGCGTTTGTGACTCATGGTGGCACCAACGGTTTGTATGAGGCCGTGTATCACGCCGTGCCAATGGTCGGAATCCCGCTGTTCGCAGATCAGCCAGATAACATCGCCCGCCTCAGTCGCCGCGGCGCCGCTGTCGTCCTGGACTTCAACAGTATGACGTCCGACATGCTGAGGCAGGCGCTGCATGATGTCATCAGTCAGCCAGG CTACAAGTCCAGCATTCAGCATCTGTCGAATGTGCATCGTGACCAGCCGGTGGCGCCACTGAGCACAGCCGCATTCTGGGTGGAGTTTGTGATGCGACATGGTGGAGCGCCACACCTGCGGCTCGCATCACATGAGCTGAACTGGTTCCAGTACCACAGCCTGGACGTCGCAGGTGCCCTGCTGGTTTTCCTGATGATCACCGGCGCCCTCTGCTGGGCGGGAATCCGCGGTTTCCTGCTACGCTGCAGACGAGGACGACGAGAAAAGAATGACTAA
- the ythdc1 gene encoding YTH domain-containing protein 1 translates to MAADRREDKDGELNVLEDLLTEAPDQDDELYNPESERDVSDKKGTKRKSERSNSHDLKRLRPSSGHNPSRSSSTNKRAPGPPLSSSKKTPSSPRGRHTASTGYRNEYYEERKSRRVSREATRSRGAEDARRREAQRGLEGLSQKLRREERPPSPTPHVVINQSEEDVVEEFGSEQGSGSSSPAGSQVEEEEDEEQEEDEEEEGMDEEEDEEEGEKEEEEEEEEEYERRGGGEGNDYDTRSEAGDSRSASSVSFSDDGESARSGSASDASDSEKKQDKLSSSVRAVRKGMENPTSKLRYILRDARFFLIKSNNHENVSLAKAKGVWSTLPVNEKKLNAAFRAAHSVILVFSVRESGKFQGFARLASESHHGGSPIHWVLPAGMNAKMLGGVFKIDWLCRRELPFTKTSHLSNPWNEHKPVKIGRDGQEIQPEIGAQLCALFPLDESVDVHLVARQVRHKRTTPSEPRPRGRPPQREPGRRRPEEFDLHGRKRPRAEGPPDFNQRAGFLQDLRNQQVDRRFSSVRRDVFLNGSYDYMRDYHHSVGPPAPWQTLAAYPGVEQPPPHHPPYYHHGHPPPPPHQAYHHHHPPLPPHEAPPPRFRDKQRAPQHRAFASSPHDYDMRVDDFLRRTQAVVSSRRERDRQRERERGGPRRERERERGRDRDRERERDKERGRYRR, encoded by the exons ATGGCGGCCGACCGGCGCGAGGACAAAG atggaGAGCTGAACGTTCTAGAGGATCTTCTGACCGAGGCTCCAGATCAAGATGATGAGTTGTACAAtccagagagtgagagagacgtCAGTGACAAGAAAG gaacaaagaggaaaagtgaacgctctaacagccatgacctGAAGAGGCTCCGCCCCTCGTCAGGCCATAACCCCTCCAGATCATCCTCCACTAATAAGAGAGCCCCAGGCCcgcctctttcctcctccaagAAGACGCCATCCAGCCCCCGGGGCAGACACACCGCCAGCACCGGCTACCGAAACGAATACTATGAGGAGCGAAAGAGTCGGCGAGTCTCCCGAGAGGCGACAAGGAGCCGAGGAGCAGAAGACGCTAGACGCAGAGAAGCCCAAAGAGGCCTGGAGGGTCTGAGCCAG AAGCTGCGGCGTGAAGAGCGACCTCCAAGCCCTACACCCCACGTGGTgatcaaccaatcagaggaggacGTGGTAGAAGAGTTTGGCTCAGAGCAGGGATCAGGAAGCTCCTCCCCTGCTGGCTCccaggtagaggaggaggaagatgaggagcaggaggaagacgaagaggaggagggcatggatgaagaggaggatgaggaagaaggagagaaggaggaagaggaagaagaagaggaggagtacGAGAGACGTGGCGGTGGCGAGGGTAACGACTACGACACTCGGAGCGAAGCTGGTGACTCGCGCTCCGCCTCCTCTGTTAGTTTCTCTGACGACGGCGAGTCGGCTCGTTCAGGCTCCGCCTCAGACGCCTCAG attCGGAGAAGAAGCAGGACAAGTTGTCGTCCTCAGTCCGGGCTGTTCGCAAAGGGATGGAGA ATCCGACCAGTAAATTACGATACATCCTGCGAGATGCTCGCTTCTTCCTCATCAAGAGCAACAACCATGAAAACGTGTCGTTGGCTAAAGCTAAG GGCGTGTGGTCGACGCTGCCGGTGAATGAGAAGAAGTTGAATGCAGCGTTCCGCGCCGCTCACAGCGTCATCCTCGTCTTCTCTGTGAGGGAAAGTGGAAAATTCCAAG GTTTCGCTCGTTTGGCATCGGAGTCTCATCATGGCGGATCTCCGATCCACTGGGTTCTTCCTGCCGGTATGAACGCCAAGATGCTGGGCGGAGTCTTCAAGATCGACTGGCTCTGCAG GAGAGAACTTCCGTTCACGAAGACGTCTCATCTGTCGAACCCCTGGAACGAACACAAGCCTGTGAAGATTGGACGTGATGGACAG GAGATCCAACCAGAGATCGGTGCTCAGCTCTGTGCCCTGTTCCCATTGGATGAGAGTGTGGACGTTCACCTGGTAGCTCGTCAAGTTCGTCACAAACGCACAACGCCTTCGGAGCCGCGGCCTCGAGGCCGGCCACCACAACGTGAACCGGGAAG GCGTCGACCTGAAGAGTTCGACCTCCACGGCAGGAAGAGGCCGCGAGCCGAAGGTCCACCTGACTTCAACCAGCGAGCAG GGTTCCTCCAGGACCTTCGTAATCAGCAGGTGGACAG aCGTTTCTCCAGCGTAAGGCGAGATGTTTTTCTCAATGGG tCATACGACTACATGAGAGATTATCACCACAGCGTGGGACCTCCTGCTCCGTGGCAGACGCTG gcGGCGTACCCCGGTGTCGAGCAGCCACCGCCCCATCACCCACCCTACTACCACCACGGccacccccctccaccccctcacCAGGCCTATCACCACCATCACCCACCACTGCCGCCACACGAGGCTCCACCCCCCCGCTTCAGAGATAAGCAGCGGGCACCGCAGCACCGTGCCTTCGCCTCCAGCCCG CATGACTATGACATGCGTGTGGACGACTTCCTGCGGCGGACACAGGCGGTGGTGAGCAGCCGGCGGGAGCGAGACCGGCAGCGAGAACGAGAGCGTGGCGGACCTCgacgtgagagagagagagagcgaggaagggacagagacagagagagagagagggacaaagagagagggCGGTACCGCAGGTGA